Proteins from one Camelina sativa cultivar DH55 chromosome 8, Cs, whole genome shotgun sequence genomic window:
- the LOC104705612 gene encoding ABC transporter G family member 6-like: MSRVVAADDNMTSPFFSPEYNGVSGGASSSPTFAQLLQNVGDTTRRGGHHDQHHVDVDLTSPDQSVPFVLSFTDLTYSVKVRRKLTWRRTSDPGAPSSEGLFSSKTKTLLNGISGEARDGEIVAVMGASGSGKSTLIDALANRIAKGSLKGNVTLNGEVLNSKMQKAISAYVMQDDLLFPMLTVEETLMFAAEFRLPRSLSKSKKSLRVQALIDQLGLRNAANTVIGDEGHRGISGGERRRVSIGIDIIHDPILLFLDEPTSGLDSTSALSVIKVLKRIAQSGSMVIMTLHQPSYRLLRLLDRLLFLSRGQTVFSGSPAMLPRFFAEFGHPIPEHENRTEFALDLIRELEGSAGGTRSLVEFNKVFRQRKAEPRTQTGLSLKEAISASISKGKLVSGANTTTPGSGSNPVSTIPTFANPFWVELVVLAKRSMTNSRRQPELFGIRLGAVLVTGFILATMFWQLDSSPKGVQERLGCFAFAMSTTFYTCADALPVFLQERFIFMRETAYNAYRRSSYVLSHSLVALPSLIILSLAFAAITFWGVGLDGGLMGFLFYFLVILASFWAGSSFVTFLSGVVPHVMLGYTIVVAILAYFLLFSGFFINRDRIPDYWIWFHYISLVKYPYEAVLLNEFGDPTKCFVRGVQIFDNTPLVAVPRGMKVRLLATMSKSLGMRITSSTCLTTGYDILQQQGVTDLTKWNCLWVTVAWGFFFRILFYFSLLLGSKNKRR; this comes from the exons ATGTCTCGTGTGGTCGCAGCAGACGACAACATGACGTCACCGTTCTTCTCGCCGGAGTATAACGGTGTCTCAGGCGGCGCGTCGTCTTCTCCAACGTTCGCACAGCTCTTGCAAAACGTCGGCGACACGACTCGTCGTGGT GGTCATCATGACCAGCACCACGTCGATGTGGATCTCACCTCGCCGGACCAATCCGTACCGTTCGTTCTCTCGTTCACCGATCTCACTTACAGCGTCAAAGTTCGCCGGAAGTTAACGTGGAGACGCACTTCCGATCCCGGAGCTCCTTCGTCGGAGGGTCTCTTCTCTTCCAAGACGAAGACGCTCCTCAACGGAATCTCCGGTGAAGCTAGAGACGGAGAGATAGTAGCTGTGATGGGAGCAAGTGGCTCAGGCAAATCAACACTGATCGATGCGTTAGCTAACCGTATCGCTAAAGGAAGCTTAAAAGGAAACGTTACTCTAAACGGAGAAGTCCTCAACTCGAAAATGCAAAAAGCTATCTCTGCTTACGTGATGCAAGACGATCTTCTCTTCCCCATGCTTACAGTTGAAGAAACCTTAATGTTCGCAGCCGAGTTTCGTCTCCCTCGAAGCCTTTCGAAATCCAAGAAGAGTCTCCGCGTTCAAGCTTTGATCGATCAGTTAGGACTCAGGAACGCTGCTAATACAGTGATCGGAGATGAAGGTCACCGTGGGATCTCTGGTGGAGAGAGACGGAGAGTTTCAATCGGGATTGATATCATCCATGATCCGATTCTGCTTTTTCTAGATGAACCGACCTCTGGTTTGGACTCTACAAGTGCTCTTAGTGTGATCAAGGTTCTCAAAAGAATCGCTCAGAGTGGAAGCATGGTGATCATGACTCTTCATCAACCTAGTTACCGTCTTCTTCGATTGCTTGATCGTCTTCTTTTCTTGTCCCGTGGTCAAACCGTGTTCAGCGGTTCGCCTGCGATGCTACCTCGGTTTTTCGCTGAGTTTGGCCACCCAATTCCCGAACATGAGAACCGCACTGAGTTCGCTTTGGATTTGATCCGTGAGCTGGAAGGATCAGCTGGTGGAACAAGAAGTTTAGTTGAGTTCAACAAAGTTTTTAGACAGAGGAAAGCAGAGCCACGAACTCAGACTGGCCTGTCCTTGAAAGAAGCCATCAGTGCAAGCATCTCCAAAGGGAAGCTCGTCTCTGGAGCGAACACAACCACCCCTGGCTCTGGCTCTAACCCTGTTTCCACCATTCCAACATTCGCAAACCCGTTTTGGGTCGAACTCGTGGTTCTAGCAAAACGTTCCATGACTAACTCTCGGAGACAGCCTGAACTATTCGGGATACGCCTAGGAGCTGTTCTAGTCACTGGTTTCATCTTAGCTACCATGTTTTGGCAGCTTGATAGCTCTCCTAAAGGAGTCCAAGAACGTCTTGGATGCTTTGCCTTTGCAATGTCCACAACATTCTACACCTGCGCGGATGCTCTTCCAGTTTTCCTTCAAGAACGTTTCATTTTCATGAGAGAAACCGCTTACAACGCTTACCGAAGATCCTCCTATGTGCTTTCTCACTCTCTTGTTGCCCTCCCTTCCTTGATCATCCTTTCGCTTGCTTTCGCAGCAATCACTTTCTGGGGCGTGGGGCTAGATGGAGGTCTCATGGGTTTCCTCTTCTACTTCCTTGTCATCTTAGCCTCTTTCTGGGCAGGAAGCTCATTCGTCACCTTCTTGTCAGGCGTTGTTCCACATGTAATGCTCGGTTACACTATTGTGGTAGCTATCTTGGCCTATTTCTTGCTATTCAGTGGGTTCTTCATCAACCGAGATAGAATCCCTGACTACTGGATCTGGTTCCATTACATCTCATTAGTCAAGTACCCTTATGAAGCTGTGCTCCTAAACGAATTTGGTGACCCTACAAAGTGTTTCGTTAGAGGAGTTCAGATATTCGACAACACACCTCTCGTCGCTGTGCCTCGGGGGATGAAAGTTAGGCTTCTAGCAACAATGAGCAAATCACTTGGGATGAGGATCACAAGCTCCACTTGCTTGACCACAGGATATGACATTTTGCAGCAGCAAGGCGTTACCGATCTCACCAAATGGAATTGCTTGTGGGTTACGGTCGCTTGGGGCTTCTTCTTTCGAATCTTGTTTTACTTTTCTCTGCTTTTGGGAAGCAAGAACAAGAGGAGGTAA